Part of the Cyanobacteria bacterium QS_8_64_29 genome is shown below.
GCGAGCGGGGCAAATCGCTGCTAGCAGCGGGAATCGCGGCCGTTGAAGGCGAGTTCGACGCTTCGGCGGTCGTACGCGCCTGCGACCCGCAAGGCAACGACATTGCGCGCGGCATTGCCAACTACAGCAGCCGCGAAATCTGCCAGATTGCCGGCCAGCGCTCGGCCGACATCCCGGCCATTTTGGGCTACACCCGCGCCGAGACGGTCATCCACCGGGACAATTTAGTGGTCACCGCCGCCGAGATGACCTGAGCGGGCGCTAGCGGGCCATGTTGCGAAACTGGGCCAGCTCGGGGTTGAACAGCAACTTGACGGTCCCCGTCGGACCGTTGCGGTGTTTGGTGACGATGGCTTCGGCGGTGTCGCGATCGGGAGAGTCGGGGTTGTAGTACTCGTCCCGATACAGCATTAGGACCACATCCGCATCCTGCTCGATGCTGCCCGACTCGCGCAGGTCCGATAGCATGGGGCGCTTGTTGGTGCGCTGCTCCACGCCCCGACTGAGCTGGGACAGGGCAATGACGGGCACGTTGAGCTCGCGCGCCAGGGTTTTGAGGCTGCGGGTGATGCGCGAGAGTTCCTGCACGCGGTTGTCGCTGCCCTGTCCCTCCATCAGCTGCAGGTAATCGAGCAGGACCAGGCCCAAATCGCCGCGCTCGGCCTGCAGGCGGCGGGCCTGCGATCGCATCTGGGTGACCGTCATGTTGGCGGTGTCCTCGATGTAGATCGGCAGCTCCGAGAGGTAGCCGATGGCCCGGACGATGGGCTCCGTATCGGTTTGCGCCAGGCGGCCCGAGCGCAAGCGGCTGCTATCGATCTCGGCTTCGCCGGCCAGCAGGCGCTGCGAGAGCTGCTCCTTCGACATCTCCAGGCTGAAGATCGCCACCGGCAGCTGCCGGTCGCTGGCGATGTTGCGCGCGATGTTGAGCCCAAAGGCCGTTTTGCCCATGGAGGGGCGACCGGCGCAGACGATCAAATCGGAGCGCTGCAGGCCGCTGGTCATGGCGTCCAAATCGTAAAAGCCGCAGTCGATCCCCGGCAGCTTGTTGGCGACCTGGCGGTTTTCGATGTTCTCGAAGGTTTGCGCCAGCGGCTCGGCGATGGGGACCAACCCCTGCTGGGACCGCGCTTGGGTCAGGGCAAACAGCTTTTGCTCGGCGCGATCGAGCACCGATTCCAGCGCTTGCGCCGTGTCGTAGCCCAGGGCGGCAATTTCGTTGCCGGCGCTAATGAGCCGCCGGCGCAGGTACTTGTCCTGGACCAGCGCCCCGTAGCCGTCAATGTTGACCGCCGAGACGGTGCGATCGACCAGTTGCGCTAGCTTGGCCGATCCGCCCGCTTGCTCCAGCTCGCCGCGATCCTGCAGCCAATTGGTAACCGAGATCAGGTCGGTGGGCTGGTTTTGCTGGTAGAGGCGTAGCGCTGCCCGATAGATTTGCTGGTGCGCCTGCAGGTAAAACGCCTCCGGGGCCAGAATTTCGGCCACGCGCCCCATGCCCTGCGGATCGAGCAGGATGCCGCCCAGGATGGACTCCTCCGCCTCGACGTTCTGGGGCGGCAGGGTATCGCCGGGCGGTTGAACGTGGGTGGCGTTCGCCATTGCTGCGCGCGGGTGGGGGCGCTTAACTGGGAACGACTTGAATCTGCACCTGCGCGGTCACCTCGGGGTGCAGCTTGACCTCGGCCTGATAGAATCCCGTCTGGTTGATGTCCTCGGGCAGGCTAATGCCGCGCCGGTCGATGGTATGGCCGGTGGTTTCGCTAATAGTATCGGCCACTTCCTGCGCCGTGACCGTGCCGAAAATGGCCTTGCCCTCGCCCACTTGCTTTTGAATGGGAAAGCGGCCCACCGTCTCGAGCGCCGTCTTGGCGGCCTCAGCTTCGCGCTTGGCCTCGAGCTGGCGCTGCCGCTCCTTGGCCTGGCGGTGCTCGCGCTGCTTGAGAGCGCTGTCGGTGGCGATGCTGGCTAGGCCCTGCGGGACCAGGTAGTTGCGCGCGTAGCCGGGCGTCACATCCACCAGATCGTCGGTTCGGCCGAGTTTGCGAACGTCCTGGTGCAGGACGACTTGCAAGCGCTTTGCCATGAGCTCTTCTCCGCATCGTGCTGCCCGCTTAGCGATCGCGGGTAAGCTATCTAGTTTAGAGGGCAAAGCGCCATTGCCGCAACCCAGCGGGGCCTCAAAAGCGGTCCTTTATCCGCCGGATTTGTGCGAAGGTTGCTA
Proteins encoded:
- the dnaB gene encoding replicative DNA helicase — translated: MANATHVQPPGDTLPPQNVEAEESILGGILLDPQGMGRVAEILAPEAFYLQAHQQIYRAALRLYQQNQPTDLISVTNWLQDRGELEQAGGSAKLAQLVDRTVSAVNIDGYGALVQDKYLRRRLISAGNEIAALGYDTAQALESVLDRAEQKLFALTQARSQQGLVPIAEPLAQTFENIENRQVANKLPGIDCGFYDLDAMTSGLQRSDLIVCAGRPSMGKTAFGLNIARNIASDRQLPVAIFSLEMSKEQLSQRLLAGEAEIDSSRLRSGRLAQTDTEPIVRAIGYLSELPIYIEDTANMTVTQMRSQARRLQAERGDLGLVLLDYLQLMEGQGSDNRVQELSRITRSLKTLARELNVPVIALSQLSRGVEQRTNKRPMLSDLRESGSIEQDADVVLMLYRDEYYNPDSPDRDTAEAIVTKHRNGPTGTVKLLFNPELAQFRNMAR
- a CDS encoding 50S ribosomal protein L9, producing the protein MAKRLQVVLHQDVRKLGRTDDLVDVTPGYARNYLVPQGLASIATDSALKQREHRQAKERQRQLEAKREAEAAKTALETVGRFPIQKQVGEGKAIFGTVTAQEVADTISETTGHTIDRRGISLPEDINQTGFYQAEVKLHPEVTAQVQIQVVPS